The DNA segment CCGCATTAATGgtagcttgggtgatgttggggCATGGATACGAGTCCAGAATGGGTTTGGGCTGAAATAGAAATGGCATAGCTAATTTGGTAGAGTTCATAGGGAACCATGGAAGGTTCGGACTAGGATATGAGCCTACACGCTTCGACATGAGGAGGATTGCCCTAGAAAGGAAGGGGAGAAACATGGGCCAGCCGCAAGGGCTGCAAGTGAATGGGGTATCAGCACTGGTTGGATGTGCGAGGGATGGGTCACCATGATACACGGAGAAATCCATCAAGAGCAACCAAATTGGGTGCGATCGTGTCCTCCGGGATTCAAATTGGCGATCTGGCGAATCATCAAACAACTCAGGATTTCCGAGGCAAACTCAATATCCAACAATGAGTCCTGCGAAGGTAATGATACCGAGGACCTAGAGGTTGATTTTGAGCAACTGATAAGTCAAGCTGAGGAAGGGAAAGATGAGGATTGGGGGCTTCCCCCAAAGCTAAAAAGAATGATCAAACAGGAAGACGGGGAAGTGAAGCCACACCAAGAAAAAATGGAGATTTTAAACTTAGGTGTTGGTGAAGAAAGAAAGGAGGTCAAGGTTGGCACGGGCATGCCCACGAACGTCCGACATGAATAGGTAGCTCTGCtgcgagactaccaagacatcttcgcttggtcataccaagatatgcccagcTTAAGTCCTGACATCGTACAAGatagattacctctaaatcttGAGTGTTCCCTGGTAAAGCAAAAGCTACGGAGGATGAAGCCTGAGatgtccttgaagataaaagaagaggtgaaaaagcaatttgacgctggcttCTTTGATGTTGCTCAATACCTGAAATGGGTCGCCAATATCATGCcagtccctaaaaaggatgggaaggtgcgaataTGCATGGACTATCGGGATTTAAATCGAGCTCGTCCAAAggataattttcctttaccGCACATCAAtgtcctcgtagataacacgaccattttttctctattttctttcATGGATGGATTCTCGGgctttaatcaaataaagatggcaccggaGGACATGGAGAAGATGATCtttgtcaccctgtggggaactttctgctacaaagtgatgtcctttgggctcaagaacgCTGGGGCAACTTACCAGTGGGCTATGGTAGCAttattccatgacatgatgcacaaAGAAATTGATGTCTACATGGATGATATGATTGCCAAGTCaaagaccgaggaggaacaccttgtcaacttgcaAAAGTTGTTCAAGAGGTTGTGTAAGTACCGATTAAGGTTGAATCCCGCAAAGTGCAATTTCGGGGTCAAGTTGGGAAAGTTGCTCGGTTTTATTGTGAGCCAGAAAATGATAGAGGTAAACCTAGACAAAATGAAGGCCATCCTCGAAATGCTCGAGCCACGCACCGAGAagcaggtccgaggtttcctaaGATGTTTGAACTATATAGTGAGGTTCATATCACAGTTGACTGCCACTTGTGAGCCTCTCTTCAAGCTACTGCGTAAGAACCAGTCTGTCTAATGGGACGATGACTACTAAGTGGCGTTCAGAAGGATTAAGCGGTGCctcatgaatcctcctgtgcttgTGCCCGGAAGACCCCTTATCCTATATATGATGGTGTTGGATAAGTCGATGGGGTCTATGTTGGGGCAGCATGATGAGTTCGGAAAAAGGGAACAAGGCATTTATTACTTAAGCAAGAAGTTCACAGCgtgtgaaatgaactactcttTGCTTGAAAGGACACGTTATGCCCTGGTGTGGGCAACCCACCGTCTAAGGCACTACAAGTTGAACTACACCATTTGGTTGGTGTCCAAAATGGACccagtcaagtacatctttgaaaaacccgCTCTTACCAGACGGATCGCTCGATGGCAAGTTCTGCTGTCAAAATTTGACATTGTTTATGCACttaaaaggcgataaaggggagTGCCTTGGCAGATTACCTGCCTCAACAGCCCATCAATGACTACCAACCTATGCCTCCAGAATTcccagatgaggacatcatgtcCTTGATCAAGGAGCAAGTAGAGGATGAAGATAGGGACAAATGGATTGTGTAGTTTGACGAGGCATCTAATGTAGaagcaaacttcatgatgatgaatcaagttgatgacaaaaatcccaaagaatgattttaagtctgagtcaacaagttcaagatcaagattaatttcaagtttcatgagaagaaatcaagaagattcaagaatcaagagaagtttgatttcaagattcaagagaagatgaattcaatattcaagaaaagaaatcaagaagacttcacaagggaagtattgaaaagatttttcaaaaaacaaacatagcacagttttgtttttcaaaagattttttctcaaaattttctaagttaccaaggtttttactctctgataatcaattaccagtttcctgtaatcgattaccagtagcaaagtttgatttcaaaagcttttaactgaatttgcaacgttcaaattgttttttaaatggtgtaatcgattacaatatattggtaatcgattaccagtgtatctgaacgttgaaattcaaattaaattgtgaagagtcatatcttttcataaaaagctttgtgtaatcgattacatggttttggtaatcgattaccagtgacaagttttgaataaaaatcaagagatgtaactcttccaatggttttctctagattttctcaaggttataactctttcaatggttttcttgaccagacatgaagagtctataaaagcaagaccttgacttgcattttataAACTTGATATAACTTTTTACAGAACTTTTGcaacatcttcttgaacttcttcttcttattcttttgccaaaagctttctaagttttctggtttccaaaccatgttctttcacacaaaaaaaagtgtgctattcatctttttcattctcttctccctttgccaaaaagaattcgacaaagactaaccgcctgaattctttttgtgtctctcttatcccttttccaaaagaacaaaggactaaccgcctgaattcttttgtgtctcccttctcccttttcaaagaattcaaaatgacacagtctaagaattcttttgattcttccatttcccttaaacaaaatatttcaaaggactaaccgcctgagatatcttttgtttccccttcacaaagtttcaaaggactaaccgcctgagaactttgtcttaacacattggagggtacatcctttgtggtacaagtagagggtacatctacttgggttgttgtaactgagaacaagagagggtacatctcttgtggatcagttcaagtggagggtacatcgacttggttgttcaaagagaacaagagaggatacatcccttgtggatctttgcttgtaaaggcttttacaaggttgaaaagaaatctcaaggaccgcaggtcgcttaggggctggatgtaggcacgagttgttgccgaaccaatataaattcttgtgtttgtcttcttcttccctacactctttaatttccgttgtgcactttaattatcgcttttacttttggttaagtttctatttctgttctttactttcttaacttagtagtaaaagcataattgaatctagtaacattaagaaggataagtgttttaattagtaaaggttcattaataattatttcaatccccctttcttaattattccgaggccacttgatccaactagtggtatcagagcaagtatcttgtagaaagtttaaccacttcaagattcatggcctctttaaattctttgtttttcaaaagtattttcaggaataGGTTATTTCcagatcatgatgaagatcaagtcaacttgtgtctcatggCAAAATCTcatgacaacaacaaagaagaatctgtaaggaagaagtggtacattgacagtggatgttccaagcatatgacgggagatgtatccaaattcacaaccatttcccccaagaaaagtggacatgttacatatggcgacaacaacagaggcaaaatcattggagttggtaaaataggtacgagtATATAGGtttcaagcatgagcatgagcatgagcatgagcatgacaaagatattgagcatataggtttcagagaaaataatatttatatgattgatttaaaacaaaaatctgaaaatgatagatgcttTCTAAGTAAAGATAATGATCCTTGGTTATgacataagagaattgctcacattaacatggatcatctaaatagattaatttcaaaagatcaagttattggtttaccaaaattaaaatttgaaaaagataagttatgtgatgcatgccaaaaagttaaacaaacaaaagtatcttttaaatctaaaaatattgtttctaccactcaaccattacaattattgcacatggatttgtttggaccatctagggtcatgagtttgggtggaagttactatgcattagtaattgttgatgactattctaggtatacttggactttatttcttactcataaaaatgatgcatttcatgcatttagaagacttgccaaagtcatccaAAGCAAgaagaatctcaaaattatctccatcagaagtgatcatggaggtgaatttgaaaacaatgattttgaaatgttttgtgatgaacatggcataagacacaacttttctgcacctaggacaccctaacaaaatggagtagtagaaaggaaaaataaagccttagaagaaattgctagaactcttttaaatgacacaccaCTGCCAAAACTTTTTTGGGCAAAAGCAGTCAACAccacatgttatattatgaatagagccttaataagacccattcttaagaaaaccccatatgaaatttttaacaatagaaaaccaaacattgctcatttacatgtttttggatgtaaatgttttgtcctaaacaatgaaaaagaaagccaaggaaaatttgatgctaaggcgGATGAGGATATCTTCCTTGGCTATTCCCTACATAGCAAAGCCTttaggatatacaacaaaagaaccatgaccattgaggaatcaatacatgttacttttgatgaaactaatattacctctcCGAGAAAGgaatttcttgatgatattgcagattctttggaagatatgCATAATCAAGAAAGGaatctaaaaaggaagagagatgaagaaaacaaggatgttCAAGATGATATAgtccaagaaaatgatgatcttcccaaagaatggaaaacctcaagaaatcatcctcttgacaacatcatcagagatatctcaaaaggggtaacaactagacactctctcaaagatttatgcaataatatggcttttgtttcgttaatagaacctaaaaacctTAAGGAAGCCATtatagatgatcattggatagtagctatgcaagaggaattaaatcaatttgaaagaaatgatgtatgggaattagtagagaaaccttcaaattatccaatcataggaactaagtgggtattcaaaaacaaattggatgaaaatggtatagtaattagaaataaagcttgactggtagcaaaaggatataaccaagaagaaggtatagactatgaagaaacctttgcacctgtagccagattagaagccattagaatgcttttagcctatgcatctattatgaattttaaactatatcaaatggatgtcaagagtgctttcttaaatggtctaattcaagaggaggtatatgtagaacaacctccagggtttgaagactcacaaaagttagaccatgtttataaattaaagaaagcacTCTATGGTTTAAA comes from the Glycine soja cultivar W05 chromosome 6, ASM419377v2, whole genome shotgun sequence genome and includes:
- the LOC114415968 gene encoding uncharacterized protein LOC114415968 — translated: MIHGEIHQEQPNWVRSCPPGFKLAIWRIIKQLRISEANSISNNESCEGNDTEDLEVDFEQLISQAEEGKDEDWGLPPKLKRMIKQEDGEVKPHQEKMEILNLGVGEERKEVKQKLRRMKPEMSLKIKEEVKKQFDAGFFDVAQYLKWVANIMPVPKKDGKNAGATYQWAMVALFHDMMHKEIDVYMDDMIAKSKTEEEHLVNLQKLFKRLCKYRLRLNPAKCNFGVKLGKLLGFIVSQKMIEVNLDKMKAILEMLEPRTEKQVRGFLRCLNYIVRFISQLTATCEPLFKLLRKNQSV